From a single Silene latifolia isolate original U9 population chromosome 6, ASM4854445v1, whole genome shotgun sequence genomic region:
- the LOC141587444 gene encoding F-box/FBD/LRR-repeat protein At1g78750-like translates to MEDILNISTLSISEKPDTDTVDRLSSLPEHLISEILSKLPTDSAVATSILSRHWRHQWTYITRIFLSSLNISNCDELHAFLTTVDNILRQLNSPPSNLRTIYLNFKVPYPDDAFEDDIAYELCCEFLPRWFHRLCTSHTQLLKVFEFGAYLYIYIENAPLVFICSPEIESSPVVDTVFLPECIFQNKTLVELVLNTNFSFNLPNYLNLPNLNTLSVHIFEHDRQLMRTIFKSLPLLQNLTISADLSGEDHLIDISAPNLKTFRIVFEGRDSQTNVLIDAPKLKRISISIRGGLVSFRFVKIPTDLLETSLSDWDSVGDDLAILELVKAISNTRSLRLSCRILNVLNSYNVDELPTFHNLVSLTLALSDAEDMNLVIPVWILRRLKKIQVDGVIKGNEYDKEISLMEDILSKANVLERLICVFNPNVEEPEMDSLKKQNDFVNALFMLPRVCSSCEIKFIGNFVRVSTNVAESRSVTLSDLLD, encoded by the coding sequence ATGGAGGACATTCTCAACATTTCCACCCTAAGTATCAGTGAAAAACCCGATACCGATACCGTAGACAGACTGAGCTCACTTCCAGAGCACCTTATATCAGAAATATTATCTAAACTCCCTACCGACTCTGCGGTTGCAACGTCCATCTTGTCTCGTCATTGGCGCCACCAATGGACTTACATAACCCGCATCTTCTTATCCTCTTTAAATATCTCCAACTGTGACGAGCTTCACGCCTTTTTAACCACCGTCGATAACATTCTCCGTCAACTTAATTCACCTCCCAGTAATCTACGCACCATCTACCTTAACTTTAAAGTCCCTTATCCCGATGACGCTTTTGAGGATGACATTGCATACGAATTATGCTGCGAATTTCTTCCTCGCTGGTTTCACCGTCTATGCACTTCACACACTCAACTATTAAAGGTATTTGAATTCGGAGCTTACCTTTACATTTATATTGAAAATGCTCCATTAGTTTTTATTTGCAGTCCTGAAATCGAGTCGTCTCCAGTCGTTGACACGGTTTTTTTACCAGAATGCATTTTCCAAAATAAAACCCTAGTTGAACTTGTGCTCAACACTAATTTTTCATTTAATTTGCCGAATTATCTTAATCTCCCCAATTTAAACACGCTTTCAGTACATATTTTTGAGCATGATCGTCAATTGATGCGCACAATTTTCAAATCATTACCATTGCTCCAAAATTTGACTATTTCAGCCGATTTGAGTGGTGAGGATCATTTGATTGATATATCAGCTCCCAATTTGAAGACTTTCCGTATCGTATTTGAGGGGCGGGATTCTCAAACCAATGTTTTAATTGATGCGCCTAAACTTAAACGCATTTCAATCTCAATCAGGGGCGGTTTAGTGTCATTTCGCTTTGTGAAAATTCCGACTGATTTGTTGGAAACAAGTCTTTCGGATTGGGATTCTGTTGGAGATGATCTTGCAATATTAGAGCTTGTAAAAGCTATATCGAATACAAGATCATTGCGTCTAAGCTGTCGTATTCTAAATGTGTTGAACTCGTATAATGTGGATGAATTGCCGACTTTCCACAATCTCGTCTCTCTTACCTTAGCACTTTCTGATGCTGAGGATATGAATTTGGTAATACCGGTTTGGATTTTAAGGAGGCTCAAAAAAATACAAGTGGATGGAGTTATTAAGGGGAATGAGTATGACAAAGAAATTAGTTTGATGGAAGATATTCTTAGTAAAGCAAATGTTTTGGAACGGCTTATTTGCGTTTTCAACCCAAATGTTGAAGAACCGGAGATGGATTCACTTAAGAAACAGAATGATTTCGTTAACGCGTTGTTTATGCTCCCGAGGGTTTGTTCAAGCTGTGAAATCAAGTTTATTGGGAATTTTGTACGTGTATCGACTAATGTAGCTGAAAGTAGATCAGTCACTCTTTCAGATTTATTAGACTAG
- the LOC141586174 gene encoding putative F-box protein At3g61730, producing MKGDAVKAVPRVRQNGVVDSSGKVHGSLARAGRGLFWCLARAGKVKGQTPNVAKQIKKKKPRRRAHKRLQYNRRFVTADMRMMWIEIAKYLGGKSLVKLASTCKWFYKVITEECVWKYACLRDLGMPDPGDVSFKWKNIYASAFDDTHSYLFREYEKHIEWKRIGAFFLDSPAALLNGKLTFPRRIAKDTIEKMLENIGLCVITNIKTGIWIADTQILHCPVCGLNTCDGTMLVLDTRHFELFLSQGYQNGSWDFAQLGSRKIKRGVDTASGAIADLKHLNDASTTETFKTETWFREDKDSQTSGKITLHAVAFKTNNVEDNDGLKLKFHIMRAGTDGPIVAIRISQHLL from the exons ATGAAAGGCGATGCAGTCAAAGCCGTTCCTCGGGTGCGCCAAAACGGCGTCGTCGATTCCTCCG GTAAAGTTCACGGATCATTGGCACGTGCCGGTAGGGGTTTGTTTTGGTGCTTAGCACGTGCCGGTAAGGTGAAAGGTCAAACTCCCAATGTAGCTAAGCAGATTAAGAAGAAGAAGCCACGTAGACGCGCTCACAAGCGTCTTCAGTACAATCGCCGTTTCGTCACCGCCG ATATGAGGATGATGTGGATAGAGATAGCTAAGTACTTAGGCGGAAAGTCACTGGTGAAGCTCGCAAGTACCTGCAAATGGTTCTACAAAGTCATCACAGAAGAATGCGTCTGGAAATACGCTTGCCTACGTGATCTTGGCATGCCTGATCCAGGGGATGTATCCTTCAAGTGGAAAAACATCTATGCATCAGCTTTTG ATGATACTCACTCGTACCTCTTTCGCGAGTACGAAAAACACATTG AGTGGAAGCGTATTGGTGCCTTTTTCCTCGACTCGCCTGCAGCACTCTTAAACGGAAAGCTGACATTTCCTAGAAGAATTGCCAAGGATACTATTGAAAAGATGCTGGAAAACATTGGCTTATGTGTGATCACCAACATCAAAACTGGAATCTGGATTGCTG ATACGCAGATCCTTCATTGCCCTGTGTGTGGCCTCAACACATGTGATG GGACAATGCTAGTGTTAGATACAAGGCACTTCGAGCTCTTTCTAAGTCAGGGTTACCAAAATGGAAGTTGGGACTTCGCACAACTCGGTTCACGCAAAATCAAAAGAGGTGTTGACACAGCTTCCGGGGCAATCGCTGATTTGAAACACCTAAACGACGCTTCAACCACAG AGACGTTCAAGACTGAAACATGGTTCAGGGAAGATAAGGACTCACAAACAAGTGGCAAGATCACCCTTCATGCTGTAGCTTTCAAGACAAATAATGTGGAAGACAATGACG GGCTTAAACTCAAATTCCATATCATGAGAGCTGGGACTGATGGACCAATTGTGGCGATCAGAATCTCTCAGCACCTTCTGTAA
- the LOC141586173 gene encoding F-box/LRR-repeat protein 13-like has translation MEDILNNSTLSISEKPNTDTVDRLSSLPDHLISEILSNLDTNSAVATSILSRHWRHQWTNTTRISLSPRNITNCHELHTFLTTTDNILQKLSSPPSNLRTFDLDFKIPYTDIDHFDNAYELCRTFLTQWFHRLCSSQTERFRVSEQHYGSQVGYLTVCIQNSGCCSRRIESSLVVDKFSLCLPECIFQSKTLVQLEITINFSRKLPNYINLPNLKELSLQIYEFDRQLMPTIFKSLPLLEDLDISVFLDDGVDHFIDISAPNLKNFDIEIKGEDSIANVLIDAPKLKHISILKVDVFVLFRFVKIPIDLLKTTLRYWSVNGDASDDVAILELVKAISYTRSLHLRCTILDVMNSYDLPTFHNLVKLSLVVSDVEDMNLVIPASILGKVKKIKVREVEEYEKGMSLIEDILSKANVLEWLSVSVLDVEESMDSIQKENDFVKALFMLPRVSSTCEIEFYGQFVVYASTNVVDNGSVTCSDVMDY, from the coding sequence ATGGAGGACATTCTCAACAATTCCACCTTAAGTATCAGTGAAAAACCCAATACCGACACCGTAGACAGACTGAGCTCACTCCCAGATCACCTTATTTCAGAAATCTTATCTAATCTTGATACCAACTCTGCTGTCGCAACATCCATCCTGTCTCGTCATTGGCGGCACCAATGGACTAACACAACCCGCATCTCCTTATCCCCCCGTAATATCACCAACTGCCACGAGCTTCACACCTTCTTAACCACAACCGATAACATTCTCCAAAAACTCAGTTCACCTCCCAGTAATCTACGCACTTTCGACCTTGACTTCAAAATCCCTTATACTGATATAGACCATTTTGACAATGCTTACGAATTATGCCGCACTTTTCTCACTCAGTGGTTTCACCGTCTATGCAGTTCACAAACTGAACGGTTCAGGGTTTCTGAACAACATTATGGATCTCAAGTAGGTTACCTAACAGTTTGTATTCAAAATTCTGGTTGTTGCAGTCGTAGAATTGAGTCGTCTTTAGTTGTTGACAAGTTTTCACTTTGTTTACCGGAATGCATCTTTCAGAGTAAAACCCTAGTTCAACTTGAAATCACTATTAATTTTTCACGGAAGTTGCCAAATTATATTAATCTCCCAAATTTGAAAGAGCTTTCACTACAGATTTATGAGTTTGATCGTCAATTAATGCCCACAATTTTCAAATCTTTACCATTGCTCGAAGATTTGGATATTTCCGTCTTTTTGGATGATGGTGTTGATCATTTTATTGATATATCAGCTCCCAATTTGAAGAATTTTGATATTGAAATTAAGGGGGAGGATTCTATAGCCAATGTTTTAATTGATGCACCAAAACTCAAACACATTTCTATCTTAAAGGTTGATGTTTTTGTGTTATTTCGCTTTGTGAAAATTCCGATTGATTTGTTGAAAACAACTCTTCGGTATTGGAGTGTTAATGGAGATGCTTCGGATGATGTTGCTATATTAGAGCTTGTAAAAGCTATTTCGTATACCAGATCATTGCATTTACGCTGTACTATTCTAGATGTCATGAATTCCTATGATCTGCCGACTTTCCATAATCTCGTCAAACTTAGCTTAGTGGTTTCTGATGTTGAGGATATGAATTTGGTCATACCTGCTTCGATTTTAGGGAAGGTCAAGAAGATTAAAGTGAGGGAAGTCGAGGAGTATGAGAAAGGAATGAGTTTGATTGAAGACATTTTAAGCAAAGCAAATGTTTTGGAATGGCTTTCCGTTTCTGTTTTAGATGTTGAAGAATCGATGGATTCAATACAGAAAGAGAATGATTTCGTCAAGGCGTTGTTTATGCTCCCCAGGGTTTCTTCAACCTGTGAAATCGAGTTTTATGGGCAATTTGTTGTATATGCATCGACTAATGTAGTCGATAATGGATCAGTCACTTGTTCTGATGTAATGGACTACTAA
- the LOC141586176 gene encoding putative F-box protein At3g61730: MRMMWIEIAKYSDGKSLVKLASTCNWFNKVVTEECVWKYACLCDLGIPDPGDVSFKWKNIYASAFDGTHSYLFRQHEKHIEWFRVGAFFLESPAAVLTGKLTFPRRIEDTIEKMLEFSGLCEITNIKTGIWIADLQLLHCPVCGLNSCDGTMLVLDARHFELFLSQGYQNGSWNFREVGSHEIKGVVDVASGAIIDLEHLKDAATAEIFKTETWFGKGNDLLPEAKTTLHAVAVNTNKLVHNDGLKVKFHIMRAGTGTVEPIVAIRISQHLL; the protein is encoded by the exons ATGAGGATGATGTGGATAGAGATAGCAAAGTACTCAGACGGAAAGTCACTGGTGAAGCTCGCAAGTACCTGCAATTGGTTCAACAAAGTCGTCACAGAAGAGTGTGTCTGGAAATACGCTTGCCTATGTGATCTTGGCATACCTGATCCAGGGGATGTGTCTTTCAAGTGGAAAAACATCTATGCATCAGCTTTTG ATGGTACTCACTCATACCTCTTTCGCCAGCACGAGAAACACATTG AATGGTTCCGTGTTGGTGCCTTTTTCCTGGAGTCACCTGCAGCAGTCTTAACCGGAAAGCTGACGTTTCCAAGAAGAATTGAGGATACTATCGAAAAGATGCTGGAATTCAGTGGCTTATGTGAGATCACCAACATCAAAACTGGAATCTGGATTGCTG ATCTGCAGCTCCTTCATTGCCCTGTGTGTGGCCTCAACTCATGTGATG GGACGATGCTAGTGTTAGATGCAAGGCACTTCGAGCTCTTTCTAAGTCAGGGTTACCAAAATGGAAGTTGGAACTTCAGAGAAGTCGGTTCACACGAGATCAAAGGAGTTGTTGATGTAGCTTCCGGGGCAATCATTGATTTGGAGCACCTAAAGGACGCTGCAACTGCAG AGATATTCAAGACGGAAACATGGTTCGGGAAAGGTAATGACTTGCTACCAGAGGCCAAGACCACTCTTCATGCTGTTGCTGTCAACACCAATAAGCTGGTCCACAATGACG GGCTTAAAGTCAAATTCCACATCATGAGAGCCGGGACTGGGACTGTTGAACCAATTGTGGCGATCAGAATCTCTCAGCACCTTCTGTAA
- the LOC141587445 gene encoding F-box/LRR-repeat protein 13-like, which translates to MDDILNISTVDRLSSLPDHLISEILSNLYTDSAVATSILSRHWHYQWTNITRLDLTSDNISNCHELHAFLTTVDNILQKLSSHPSNLRTFDLNFKIPYTDIGHFENAYELCRTFLTQWFHRLCSSQTERFEVSEQQCGSQVGYLTVFIQNSGCCSRRIESSLVVDKFSLCLPECIFQSKTLVQLEITINFSRKLPNYFHLPNLKRLSLQIYEFDRQLMPTIFKSLPLLEDLTVSVFLDDGDDHFIDISAPNLKNFNIVIKGEDSKANVLIDAPKLEHISILKCDVFVFFRFVKIPIDLLTTTLQYWSVNGEDLDDVAILGLVKAISHTRSLDLCCPILNVMNSYELPTFHNLVDLCLVVSDAEDMNLGIPASILGKVKNIKVRDVEEYEKGMSLIEDILSKANVLEWLSVSVSDVVEEPMDSIIQKENDFVKALFILPRVSSTCEIHFYGKFVYASTKVDNGSVTSSDVMDYYCF; encoded by the coding sequence ATGGATGACATTCTCAACATTTCCACAGTAGACAGACTGAGCTCACTCCCAGATCACCTTATTTCAGAAATTTTATCAAATCTTTATACCGACTCTGCAGTCGCAACGTCCATCCTGTCTCGTCATTGGCACTACCAATGGACTAACATAACCCGCCTCGACTTAACCTCTGATAATATCTCCAACTGCCACGAGCTTCACGCCTTTTTAACCACCGTCGATAACATTCTCCAAAAACTCAGTTCACACCCCAGTAATCTACGCACTTTTGACCTTAACTTTAAAATCCCTTATACTGATATAGGCCATTTTGAAAATGCTTACGAATTATGCCGCACTTTTCTTACTCAGTGGTTTCACCGCCTATGCAGTTCACAAACTGAACGGTTCGAGGTTTCTGAACAACAATGTGGAAGTCAAGTAGGTTACCTAACAGTTTTTATTCAAAATTCTGGTTGTTGCAGTCGTAGAATCGAGTCGTCTTTAGTTGTTGACAAGTTTTCACTTTGTTTACCGGAATGCATATTTCAGAGTAAAACCCTAGTTCAACTTGAAATCACTATTAATTTTTCACGAAAGTTGCCAAATTATTTCCATCTCCCAAATTTGAAAAGGCTTTCACTACAGATTTATGAGTTTGATCGTCAATTGATGCCCACAATTTTCAAATCTTTACCATTGCTCGAAGATTTGACTGTTTCGGTCTttttggatgatggtgatgatCATTTTATTGATATATCAGCTCCCAATTTGAAGAATTTCAATATTGTAATTAAGGGGGAGGATTCAAAGGCCAATGTTTTAATTGATGCACCAAAACTCGAACACATTTCTATCTTAAAATGTGACGTTTTTGTGTTCTTTCGCTTTGTGAAAATTCCGATTGATTTGTTGACAACAACTCTTCAGTATTGGAGTGTTAATGGAGAAGATTTGGATGATGTTGCTATATTAGGGCTTGTTAAAGCTATTTCACATACCAGATCATTGGATCTATGCTGTCCTATTCTAAATGTCATGAATTCCTATGAATTGCCGACTTTCCATAATCTTGTTGATCTTTGCTTAGTGGTTTCTGATGCTGAGGATATGAATTTGGGCATACCTGCTTCGATTTTAGGGAAGGTCAAGAACATTAAAGTGAGGGATGTCGAGGAGTATGAGAAAGGAATGAGTTTGATTGAAGATATTTTAAGCAAAGCAAATGTTTTGGAATGGCTTTCCGTTTCTGTATCAGATGTTGTTGAAGAACCGATGGATTCAATTATACAGAAAGAGAATGATTTCGTCAAGGCGTTGTTTATTCTTCCAAGGGTTTCTTCAACCTGTGAAATccatttttatgggaaatttgtATATGCATCGACTAAAGTCGATAATGGATCAGTCACTTCTTCAGATGTAATGGATTACTACTGTTTCTAG